A window from Amblyomma americanum isolate KBUSLIRL-KWMA chromosome 7, ASM5285725v1, whole genome shotgun sequence encodes these proteins:
- the LOC144099189 gene encoding guanine nucleotide-binding protein subunit beta-like protein 1, with translation MPNKSPDPIYVLRGHSGPVTTVEFFDNFLLSGSSEGEIFAWDLETFRKRYTLVGHNGKGILWIGHSQNTVITQGRDGTVATWVLSDDRWQQSGTIVTDSKAFCQCSLPTHGSTMIAAPSGQDWKVTLWDLESRKVVASSQEPKERLGMAMCIKLCGDCRSVLAAYENGSIVAYDIRSGGVPVSTVSLYTEPIMCMDFDEICCANKGICGSVNNELCVFERDNNELCERRRVTVTNDGFCSLHVRSDGRIVASGGWDGRVRVFGWKTLKPLAVLDIHKESVQTVRFSEHNLCKAGLLLAAGSKDRTVSLWSLYN, from the exons ATGCCAAACAAGTCTCCTGACCCCATTTATGTTCTGCGAGGCCACAGTGGTCCCGTGACAACGGTCGAGTTCTTTGACAATTTTCTGCTCTCAGGTTCTTCTGAGGGTGAAATATTCGCTTGGGATCTTGAG accttTAGGAAAAGGTACACCCTCGTTGGACACAATGGGAAAGGTATCTTATGGATCGGCCACTCGCAAAATACTGTGATAACCCAAGGTCGCGACGGGACCGTCGCAACTTGGGTGTTGAGCGACGACCGCTGGCAGCAGTCTG GTACAATAGTGACAGATTCCAAAGCATTCTGTCAGTGCAGCCTTCCTACACATGGCTCGACTATGATCGCTGCACCATCTGGACAGGATTGGAAGGTTACACTCTGGGACCTGGAAAGCAGGAAAGTTGTTGCGTCCAGTCAGGAACCCAAGGAGCGCCTCGGCATGGCAATGTGCATCAAGCTGTGTGGAGATTGCCGCAGCGTCCTTGCTGCATATGAAAATGGCAGCATTGTTGCTTATGATATACGCAGTGGTGGTGTCCCAGTTTCCACAGTATCCTTGTATACAGAGCCCATAATGTGCATGGACTTCGATGAAATTTGCTGCGCAAACAAAGGAATTTGTGGTTCAGTTAATAATGAACTGTGTGTCTTTGAGAGGGACAACAACGAACTCTGTGAGAGACGAAGAGTGACGGTCACCAACGATGGTTTCTGTTCTCTGCATGTGCGTTCAGATGGCAGGATTGTTGCGTCTGGTGGTTGGGACGGGCGAGTGCGAGTGTTTGGGTGGAAGACCTTGAAGCCACTTGCAGTGCTAGACATTCACAAAGAGTCTGTACAAACTGTACGGTTCTCAGAGCACAACTTGTGCAAGGCaggcttgcttcttgctgctggcaGCAAAGATAGAACTGTGTCCCTGTGGTCTCTCTACAACTGA